GAACTCCACCCCGTCCCGTGAGCAGCGGTCCGAGACGAGGAAGATCCCATTCACGTGAGCACTCCCAGAGTGGTCGCTTGGTGCCGGGCGACTTCGCAGCTCGATCCGACCCACCGGATCCGGGGCGCGGCGCCGCTGACCTGAGTGCCTACGCGCCCGGTCGCGAGGACCTTCGGCGGTGGCCGACTGTCGTCTAGTTCCATTGACGGTCGAGCGTTCAGTACGGTAGACACCGAGCCGTGACCGCTCGACAACTAACCAGAGCACTTCGTCGCCTCGGCTGCGAGGTGGTCCGCCAGAAGGGCAGCCACCAGATCTGGCGATGTGGCGAGTGCCAGACGGTGGTGCCGGTTCACTCCGGCGACATACCCAAGGGAACGCTCCGCAGTATCGAGCGGGACCTCGACTCCTGCCTCGGCCCGAATTGGCTCCAATCATGACCACCTGCACCGCCCGCTACGAACGAGACGCCGAGGGCAACTGGCTGGCCGAGCTCGCCGAGGAACCGCGCGTCCACACCTGGGCGCGCAGCCTCGCGACCACCCGGGCCAAGATCCGTGAGGCCGCCGAGCTGTGGTTCGACATCGACGAGCTCGTCGTCATCGACGAGTACCCGACGTGGGTCACCTCGCCCCTGGATCTCGCCCTACCTGCCCGCGAGGAAGCCGAGAGGGTCCTCGAAGCGGCGGCGACTGCGACCCTCGAAGCGGTTCGCGAACTCACCGACAACGGGCTCTCACGCCGAGACGTCGCCGACCTGCTCGGTATCTCCTTTCAGCGGGTCCAGCAGTTGGTCGACCAGGCGCAGCGCGCTGCCCCAGCATGACCACCCACGCCGGCGAGATGACCGGATCGAGCTTGCAGCAACGGGCCGGGCACGGTGGCCGGGTCCCATTAGCCTGAGGGCGTGTCATCGGTCGACGAGAACGGGCGCCTGCGGGTAGCGCTGTGCCAGCTCGACGGGGTCGTCGGCGACCTCGACGGCAACGTCGAACGGATCTCGGCCGCGCTCGACACAGCGACGGCCGCAGGCTGTGATCTCGCCGTGTTCCCCGAGTTGGCCATCTCGGGGTACCCGCCCGAGGATCTGCTCCTGAAGCCGCGCTTCGTCGCGGACTGCGCGTCCGCCCTCGAGAAGCTGGCCCAGCGCACCGGCGACTGTGTTGCCGTCATCGGTTCACCCCACAGTGACGATCGCGGCGTGGCCAACGCCGCGGCGGTCTGTGCCCGGGGTGGCGTCGTCGGGATGGTCCACAAGACGAACCTCCCCAACTACGGGGTGTTCGACGAGGAGCGCTACTTCGTCGCCGGTTCACCGGACACGCTCTTCTCCGTCGACGGGATAGTGGTCGGCATCTCGATCTGCGAGGACATGTGGGTCGACGATGGCGCCGTAGACCGCCTCGTGGCCGCGGGTGCACGCATGATTCTGAACCTGAACGCGTCGCCGTTCCGCGCGGGCAAGCACGACCGTCGCCTCGAGGTCGCCCGCCGTCGACTGGCCGGAGCCGGCGTCCCACTCGTCTACGTGAACACGGTCGGGGGGCAGGATTCGCTGGTTTTCGACGGCACCTCGTTCGTGCTCGACGCGGTCGGCGAGGTCGTCGCCCGCGCGAAGCGCTTCGCGGAGGACGTCCTGGTCGTCGACGTGGAGGCGGGCGCGGCCCGGCCCACTCTCCTGCCCGTCACCGAGGTCCCGGCGACGCGTCTCTCCACCGCGTCGGCGCCTTCGGCTCCCCGCCACGAGGAACTGACCGGCGGCATCGCGGAGATCTACGACGCGGTGGTGTGCGGTACCCGCGACTACGTGCTCAAGAACGGATTCGACAAGGTCTGCATCGGACTGTCCGGCGGCATCGACTCTTCGGTCGTCGCCGTGGTGGCCGCGACCGCGCTCGGGCCCGCAGCGGTGCACGGGATCCTGATGCCGTCGCGGCACTCCTCGGACCACTCGGTGGACGACGCCCTCGCCCTGTGTGAGAACCTCGGCATCACCCACGACGTCGTGTCCATCGAGGCCGCGCACACCGCCTACGAGGCGATGTTCACCGACCTCTTCGGCGACCGCGATCCCAACCTCACAGACGAGAACCTGCAGTCCCGTCTGCGCGGTGTCCTGCTCATGGCCGTGGCCAACGAGAACGGCTGGCTCGTGCTCACCACGGGCAACAAGAGCGAGTTGGCGGTCGGCTACTCGACCCTCTACGGCGACACGGCCGGCGCCTTCGCCGTGATCAGCGACGTGTGGAAGCTCGGTGTCTACGAGCTCGCACGTGAACACAACCGCCGGGCCGGCAGCGAGGTGATCCCGGTCACGGTGATCGACAAGGCACCGTCGGCCGAGCTGCGACCCGACCAACGCGACGACCAGTCGCTGCCTCCCTACGAGGTCCTCGATCCTGTGCTCGAGGCGCTCGTCGAACACGACAAGACGCCCGCGGACCTCGTCGCCGAGGGACACGAGGCGAGCTTCGTGCACCGCATCGCCCGTCTCGTCGACATCGCCGAGTACAAGCGGCGTCAGAGCCCGCTGGGGCCCAAGGTCAGCGCTAAGGCGTTCGTGCGTGACCGACGCATGCCCATCACCAACCACTACCGCGGCGTCGGCGGACGGTGAACGTGCACCTTCCCATCGAGGAGGCCGCAGACGCGTGCGGGGAGATGGTCTGGATCTGCGACGCCCTGTTCACGACGTGGGGTCGGTGGTCGACCGACGAACCGGACCCCGCCGCGCGGGTCCACTGGGCGGTCGCATCGCGTCGCCACGGCACGTGGGCCCCCGCCTGGCGTGACCTCCTGCCTACCTCACCGCAGCTGGACGCGCCGACGCGAATCCGCGGGGCCGAACCGTGGCAGGCGGTGTTCGGCGACCTCGACGGCGCAGACCTCGACACAGCCACCCGGCTCGCAGTCGCGGCCGACGTCGTCCTGCCCGCGCTGCATGCCGGGCTGGAGGCGCTGCTCGCGGGATCCGGTGAGATCGCCGACGCGCCGATGCGGCGCGTGATCCGCGCGCATTTCGCGGACGTGGAGGACGAGACGTCGAGCGCCGCTGCGCTCGTGGCCCCGCTCGCAGCCGGTGTGGACGGGGATCGGGTGGCCGCTGTGGCGGCCCATATAGCCG
The genomic region above belongs to Acidimicrobiales bacterium and contains:
- a CDS encoding type II toxin-antitoxin system HicB family antitoxin; the encoded protein is MTTCTARYERDAEGNWLAELAEEPRVHTWARSLATTRAKIREAAELWFDIDELVVIDEYPTWVTSPLDLALPAREEAERVLEAAATATLEAVRELTDNGLSRRDVADLLGISFQRVQQLVDQAQRAAPA
- a CDS encoding NAD+ synthase, which translates into the protein MSSVDENGRLRVALCQLDGVVGDLDGNVERISAALDTATAAGCDLAVFPELAISGYPPEDLLLKPRFVADCASALEKLAQRTGDCVAVIGSPHSDDRGVANAAAVCARGGVVGMVHKTNLPNYGVFDEERYFVAGSPDTLFSVDGIVVGISICEDMWVDDGAVDRLVAAGARMILNLNASPFRAGKHDRRLEVARRRLAGAGVPLVYVNTVGGQDSLVFDGTSFVLDAVGEVVARAKRFAEDVLVVDVEAGAARPTLLPVTEVPATRLSTASAPSAPRHEELTGGIAEIYDAVVCGTRDYVLKNGFDKVCIGLSGGIDSSVVAVVAATALGPAAVHGILMPSRHSSDHSVDDALALCENLGITHDVVSIEAAHTAYEAMFTDLFGDRDPNLTDENLQSRLRGVLLMAVANENGWLVLTTGNKSELAVGYSTLYGDTAGAFAVISDVWKLGVYELAREHNRRAGSEVIPVTVIDKAPSAELRPDQRDDQSLPPYEVLDPVLEALVEHDKTPADLVAEGHEASFVHRIARLVDIAEYKRRQSPLGPKVSAKAFVRDRRMPITNHYRGVGGR